TGCTGTAATACCACTTATACCCAAGGCCAGTTTTGCTGCAAACATTTAATATAAACCAACCACCAGTATGGGGCATAATCTTTGTACTAACCCAAAGCTACAGGGAAGCTGAGCACCACAGGCCCACGccatcttcctctttctcttccccctcaTTACTTGGGTGCCAGCTCCACCCCAGGGAGCCATGGCTACACTAGAGGGGGGAAGAACCGCACCTTCCCAGGGGCTGCCCTCTGCCTGCGGGGAAACACAGGAGATGAGTCAGGGTGCAAGGTGGGCCCCCCCAgcctccctccagcagcactcaCTGTGACTGGGCGGCTGTGCCCACGCAGCTCCGCAGGGCATCAGGCAGGCAGCACGTCCTGGTGGGGCTCAGCTGCCCTGCAAGTAGCTCTGGGATGGAAATGGGGCGAAACAGTGGCTCTGCAGGACACAGGGTGGGTCAGGGGGTCACACCCCAGCTCTGCTATGGTGTGAGAGTCCCACACACTCACCACATTTGCTGCTTGGTTCTGGTGTTGTCCCTGGTTTCTCTTGTTCTGACCCCACAAAGCCCCTCCAAAAGTCAGATGGCAGCGCCAGGAGCCGAGCCACCACCTGCACAGAGGGAAGAATGGAGGCTGGAGGAGGGGATGGTAGCACTGTGGCAGCACCTGCAGCCTGAGTCCTGCTCACCTTGCACTGCCGTGGTGCGTCCTCCAGGATGGTGAGTGGCGCGGGGTTGGCGGAGCTGTGCCCCACCAGAGTGGGGCCAAAGACACGGGACAGGTTGAGGACGTCCATCTTGCAGTGAGGGCTGCGTGACACCCTGCGAGGGGACAGGGTGGGCACAGGGCTTGGCTGTAGGGCACCCACCTCTATGTGGGCGATGGGCTGGAGCCCCACAGCCCTTACCTGAGCAGGTGCAGCATGAGGAAGGCCAGCGTGTCCCTGTTGGCGGCAGGCAGCTTGCCCACCAGGTGCTGCAGGGCcgtgctgcaggcagcctcaTCGGGGATGTCTGTGGAGGCAGCGGGTGttatggcagcagagcagcccccgccccatccaaccccccactcaccagcagcctgcaggaaggCTGCGTGCAGACTGAAGGTGACCAGCGGCTCCTTGAGGCCCCGCAGGAAGTCCTTGAGCACACCGCACACCACGTGGATGTCAGACACGCCGCTCGGGCTCTCCCCGCCGTGCAGCATCCGTCGCTTCCACTCTCGCACCAGCGGCTCTGCTCCCGGCACCCGGTACAGCCCGGCCTGTGGAGGTTGAGCAGCTCAGCCTGCGGGGAGCACGGCCTCACCCCATATCACCACATCCCCTACCTCGGCCAGGCCTCGCGTCTCCACCTCAGTCACACACTGCACCACCAGCGCAGGGACCAGCGGGGCGGTCTGGGGGGCAAAGTCAGCCAGCACACCCTGAAGGGAGCAACAAGAAGGGAGGTCAGCACTGAGCCCACTCAGCACCCAAACCATGGTGTCCAGGGACATGGCCACCCACTCGCCTCTCGGGGCCAGGGCTGTGGACgaggctgagcagtgcagggccTGGGGCAGCGCTCCCGGCACTTGGGGTGCAGCAGCAGTTGGCACTGGCGGCACCTGAGCGCAGCCCTTCCAAAGCGCAGGCGGGAGCCACAGGCACCACAGGGCTCCATGCGGATGACCTGGGGAGGGGAGATGGGGTGAGggcccagcactgctttggCCATGCTGGCTCCCCTTACCATAGGGCCCAATGAAAGGAGCGGGTGCTCGGCACGCACCATTTTGGAGGAGAAGTGGTGCTGGGGGGATGGGAGGCAAGGTGGAGGGGAGCGAGGGGGACACGGCGCTGGCTGCACCACAGAGCCACCCTCAGCCTGGCTCTCCTGTGCTAAAGCACGGCTGTCCTGGTTCTTGttggtgctctgtgctgtagtcagctctgcagagagaagcagtACAGTATCCCAAAGTCAAGGGATGCAGGAGGGTCCCTGCTTCCTGGGAACCCATCAGCCCCCCAGTGGAGATGGAGGCACACAACACACCCAGAGGACCTCAGTGCCACACAAGCATCCCCTACCTGATCTCCTCCCCTGCAATGGAAGCACTCCAGTTCCAGTCTCACTTTCCCCACACAAGCAGCCCGCCTGCACCCAAGGCCTGCCACCCCCTACTACCCCCCACCATGACCTGCATGCGTGGAGCTGCGACGTCCCTGGCGTGAGCAGCGGCGTGGCAACAGCACAGGAGGTGATGGGCTGCGGGCACAATCCAGGACCTCAGCAGGACGTGGTGCAAAGGGGATGCTCTCCTGTGAGGTGGGGGCAGTGAGGAGGTGCCTGGCTGCAGCCACGCTCAGCCCACTGCCCAGCCCTGAGGGTCTCCACTCACAGTGCTGGAGGGTGCCACAGAAGAACGGTGCCGTTTCGCCACAACCGCAGGGCCAACCTGAGGGGCCAGTGACAGGCGCTGGGAACAGAACAGAAGGATTGATGAAAAGGAGAGGGAACCTCTCTCTGACTGCCCATCAAACACCCCAATGCAGTGGTTTCAGCCCTGAAAAAGGTGGCTGTCTCcaaaccccacagcagccacagaaggATCCTGGCATCAGGAGCCCAAGCCAGGGctgcaatgcagagcagcacacgGGATGCCCACACGTGGGGATGAATTATTGAGGAGCCCGGCCGGGCCACAGCACAGCGTAATGGAGTTTCTATTGATTGCAGAGGTTTGCTGAGAGACGGcgctcccagcccagcagcaatACATTAACCCCCTGCTGGGTTTCTCACAGCCCTCTGTGCAGGGATGGCAGATACCATGCCCAGCATCCCTCCTCCATACCTGTCTCTCCTGGGCCTTGCGCTTCAGAGCCCGCACCACCGTCATGTCAACATCCTAAAGGCAGAAGAGGTTCTTGGCTCAGCCAGGCCAACAGCACCCCAGCACCCAATTGCCCACTGACATGGGCAGTCCCTGAGGCTCCCCCAGGTCACTCCTCACCACAT
This genomic window from Coturnix japonica isolate 7356 chromosome 7, Coturnix japonica 2.1, whole genome shotgun sequence contains:
- the LOC107317009 gene encoding rac GTPase-activating protein 1-like isoform X1, which encodes MLRQHYDRLLAQLQCAQQLLEQDGRLVEDFIRVVHSFEAMRQQCCQVEKEGQHAREQLARSEAEREALEVKLKHARKQVEVEMKKRLRAEAELEKQDRRVQLVFELLLQEPWGSGEQCSILRALAGWCQRSILAAGRRSPVVDESCQSLLSHSDISYDHTEDDVDVDMTVVRALKRKAQERQRLSLAPQVGPAVVAKRHRSSVAPSSTESIPFAPRPAEVLDCARSPSPPVLLPRRCSRQGRRSSTHAELTTAQSTNKNQDSRALAQESQAEGGSVVQPAPCPPRSPPPCLPSPQHHFSSKMVIRMEPCGACGSRLRFGRAALRCRQCQLLLHPKCRERCPRPCTAQPRPQPWPREGVLADFAPQTAPLVPALVVQCVTEVETRGLAEAGLYRVPGAEPLVREWKRRMLHGGESPSGVSDIHVVCGVLKDFLRGLKEPLVTFSLHAAFLQAADIPDEAACSTALQHLVGKLPAANRDTLAFLMLHLLRVSRSPHCKMDVLNLSRVFGPTLVGHSSANPAPLTILEDAPRQCKVSRTQAAGAATVLPSPPPASILPSVQVVARLLALPSDFWRGFVGSEQEKPGTTPEPSSKCEPLFRPISIPELLAGQLSPTRTCCLPDALRSCVGTAAQSQQRAAPGKVRFFPPLV
- the LOC107317009 gene encoding rac GTPase-activating protein 1-like isoform X2, which produces MLRQHYDRLLAQLQCAQQLLEQDGRLVEDFIRVVHSFEAMRQQCCQVEKEGQHAREQLARSEAEREALEVKLKHARKQVEVEMKKRLRAEAELEKQDRRVQLVFELLLQEPWGSGEQCSILRALAGWCQRSILAAGRRSPVVDESCQSLLSHSDISYDHTEDDVDVDMTVVRALKRKAQERQRLSLAPQVGPAVVAKRHRSSVAPSSTESIPFAPRPAEVLDCARSPSPPVLLPRRCSRQGRRSSTHAELTTAQSTNKNQDSRALAQESQAEGGSVVQPAPCPPRSPPPCLPSPQHHFSSKMVIRMEPCGACGSRLRFGRAALRCRQCQLLLHPKCRERCPRPCTAQPRPQPWPREGVLADFAPQTAPLVPALVVQCVTEVETRGLAEAGLYRVPGAEPLVREWKRRMLHGGESPSGVSDIHVVCGVLKDFLRGLKEPLVTFSLHAAFLQAADIPDEAACSTALQHLVGKLPAANRDTLAFLMLHLLRVSRSPHCKMDVLNLSRVFGPTLVGHSSANPAPLTILEDAPRQCKVVARLLALPSDFWRGFVGSEQEKPGTTPEPSSKCEPLFRPISIPELLAGQLSPTRTCCLPDALRSCVGTAAQSQQRAAPGKVRFFPPLV